The following coding sequences lie in one Brevibacterium marinum genomic window:
- a CDS encoding RluA family pseudouridine synthase: MAERSILVPEGLEGQRVDSALSKLLGLSRTAAADICAESGVQLAGRVVAKSDRVEAGERLDIMMPEPNRPLEVVPDPVPGMKIVHDEESFVVVDKPVGVAAHPALGWKGRTVVGGLAAAGYRIATSGAAERQGIVQRLDVGTSGLMVVAKSEYAYSVLKRAFRERTVEKTYHAVVQGLPDPVLGTIDAPIARHPRHDGLYAVHSGGKNAITHYEVLEAHRRAALVEVHLETGRTHQIRVHFAATKHPCAGDLPYGADPVLARDLGLERQWLHAVKLGFHHPDSQKWVEFESGYPADLQDAMDRIRTP; encoded by the coding sequence ATGGCTGAACGTTCGATTCTGGTACCCGAAGGCCTCGAAGGCCAGCGGGTGGATTCGGCACTGTCGAAGCTGCTGGGGCTCTCCCGGACCGCGGCCGCCGACATCTGCGCCGAGAGCGGTGTCCAACTGGCCGGGCGCGTCGTCGCGAAATCCGACCGGGTCGAAGCCGGAGAACGCCTCGACATCATGATGCCCGAACCCAACAGGCCGCTCGAAGTCGTGCCGGACCCGGTTCCCGGGATGAAGATCGTCCACGACGAAGAGTCCTTCGTCGTCGTCGACAAACCCGTCGGCGTCGCTGCCCACCCGGCACTGGGTTGGAAGGGACGCACCGTCGTCGGCGGTCTCGCCGCCGCCGGGTACCGGATCGCCACGTCCGGGGCCGCGGAACGACAGGGGATCGTCCAGCGACTCGACGTCGGCACCTCCGGCCTGATGGTGGTGGCGAAGAGCGAATACGCCTACAGCGTGCTCAAACGTGCCTTCAGAGAGCGCACTGTCGAGAAGACGTACCACGCGGTCGTCCAGGGGCTGCCGGATCCGGTGCTGGGCACCATCGATGCGCCGATCGCGCGACATCCCCGGCATGACGGGCTCTATGCCGTGCACAGCGGGGGAAAGAACGCCATCACACACTACGAGGTCCTCGAAGCGCATCGACGGGCCGCGCTGGTCGAGGTCCACCTCGAGACGGGACGAACTCACCAGATCCGCGTCCATTTCGCAGCGACGAAGCATCCTTGCGCCGGTGATCTGCCCTACGGGGCCGATCCCGTGCTGGCTCGGGACCTCGGCCTGGAGCGTCAGTGGCTGCATGCCGTCAAACTCGGATTCCATCACCCCGATTCCCAGAAGTGGGTGGAATTCGAGAGCGGTTACCCGGCGGATCTGCAGGACGCCATGGATCGCATCCGCACACCCTGA
- the dnaE gene encoding DNA polymerase III subunit alpha, with amino-acid sequence MLDGAARLTDLMAATKASGMSAIATTDHGYLFGAFDFWSQAIAADLKPIIGVEAYVTPGTDRRDKTRVKWRTDESQKRDDLSGGGAYTHMTLLSRNNTGMRNLFKASSYASLDSVFSKWPRIDQDLLETYSDGLIATTGCPSGEIQVRLRLGQYEEAKAAAGKYREMFGKDNYYVELMDHGLSIEKRVTKDLIRLSKEMDIPLVATNDLHYTHESDAKAHEALLAIQSGSKLIEPTYDQGGSRFAFSGSGYYLKSAAEMRALFSEFPEACDNTLEIAEKCEVSFDTSANYMPKFPCPPGEDETSWLVKEVQKGLEYRYPSGIPDDVRKQADYELDIIISMGFPGYFLVVADFINWSKDNGIRVGPGRGSGAGSMVAYAMRITDLDPLQHGLFFERFLNPDRVSMPDFDVDFDDRRRGEVIDYVTRKYGDERVAMIVTYGTIKTKMALKDSARVLGKPFSMGERLTKALPPAEMAKDIPLADIENPESKRYNEAGEFRSFVDSDSEARETFETAKGIEGLKRQWGVHAAGVIMSSDPIIDVIPIMRRFQDGQVITQFDYPTSEGLGLIKMDFLGLRNLTIISDAVENIKSNRDYDLDLEHLDLDDHGAYELLSRGDTLGVFQLDGGGLRALLRLMKPDNFEDISATIALYRPGPMGADSHTNFALRKNGQQEVTPIHAELEEPLKDILDTTYGLIIYQEQVMAIAQKVAGYSLGQADILRRAMGKKKKSELDKQQVGFFGGMKERGFSEEASQALWDILLPFSDYAFNKAHSAAYGLVSYWTAFLKAHYTAEYMAALLTSVGDNKDKLAIYLNECRRLNITVLPPDVNDSALHFTPVGGDIRFGMGAVRNVGANVVDGIVEAREEKGSYTSFTDFLDKVPSHVCNKRTIESLIKAGGFDSLGQTRRSLVEVHEEAVDSVIGVKRQEANGQFDLFAGIGGDDDGPSFSVTIPDRPEWEKKEKLGFERDMIGLYVSDHPLNGLEGVLAAESEASIAEVVDPESHRHDGSQVKICGMITQVTRKVSKNSGKPYAIVTVEDLEAEVEVMFFGDTYEPVASLLATDLVIALTGRIRLSDERPTSMMAMSMTIPDVTDPKDRPLNLMLPMEKATEDMASKLRRVLESHKGQTDVHLVLAQPGRQTVMRLDRAVRVDPNPSLFGDLKALLGSRCLSA; translated from the coding sequence ATGCTGGACGGGGCGGCGCGGCTGACCGACCTGATGGCCGCGACCAAGGCCTCAGGGATGTCGGCCATCGCGACGACCGACCACGGCTACCTCTTCGGGGCATTCGACTTCTGGTCACAGGCGATCGCCGCCGACCTCAAACCCATCATCGGTGTCGAGGCCTACGTCACTCCGGGAACGGATCGGCGTGACAAGACAAGGGTGAAGTGGCGCACCGATGAGTCGCAGAAGCGCGATGACCTCTCCGGCGGCGGTGCGTACACTCATATGACGCTGCTCTCGCGTAACAACACGGGCATGCGCAATCTGTTCAAGGCCTCGTCCTACGCCTCCCTCGACTCGGTCTTCAGCAAATGGCCGCGCATCGACCAAGACCTCCTCGAGACCTACTCGGACGGACTGATCGCGACCACGGGTTGCCCCTCCGGCGAGATCCAGGTCCGCCTGCGCCTGGGCCAGTACGAAGAGGCCAAGGCTGCGGCCGGCAAATACCGTGAGATGTTCGGCAAAGACAACTACTACGTCGAACTCATGGATCATGGGCTCTCCATCGAGAAACGGGTGACGAAGGACCTGATCCGCCTGTCGAAGGAGATGGACATTCCGCTGGTCGCCACCAACGACCTGCACTACACCCACGAATCCGATGCGAAGGCGCACGAGGCGCTGCTGGCCATCCAGTCAGGATCGAAACTCATCGAACCGACCTATGACCAGGGAGGGTCGCGCTTCGCGTTCTCGGGTTCGGGCTATTACCTCAAATCGGCGGCGGAGATGCGTGCGCTGTTCTCGGAGTTCCCCGAAGCCTGTGACAACACCCTCGAGATCGCCGAGAAATGCGAAGTCTCCTTCGACACCTCGGCGAACTACATGCCGAAGTTCCCCTGCCCACCCGGCGAGGACGAAACCTCCTGGCTGGTCAAAGAGGTCCAGAAGGGACTCGAATACCGGTACCCGAGCGGAATCCCCGACGATGTGCGCAAACAGGCCGATTACGAACTCGACATCATCATCTCGATGGGCTTCCCCGGATACTTCCTCGTCGTCGCCGACTTCATCAACTGGTCGAAGGACAACGGCATCCGCGTCGGCCCAGGGCGCGGTTCGGGCGCGGGCTCCATGGTCGCCTACGCCATGCGCATCACCGACCTCGATCCGCTCCAGCACGGGCTGTTCTTCGAACGCTTCCTCAACCCGGACCGTGTCTCCATGCCCGACTTCGACGTCGACTTCGATGATCGTCGCCGCGGCGAGGTCATCGACTATGTGACGAGGAAATACGGCGACGAACGAGTGGCGATGATCGTCACCTACGGCACGATCAAAACCAAGATGGCGCTCAAGGACTCCGCACGAGTCCTCGGCAAGCCGTTCTCCATGGGAGAGCGGCTGACCAAGGCGCTGCCGCCTGCCGAGATGGCCAAGGACATCCCGCTGGCCGATATCGAGAATCCGGAATCGAAGCGCTACAACGAGGCAGGGGAGTTCAGGTCCTTCGTCGACTCCGACTCGGAGGCACGTGAGACCTTCGAGACCGCGAAGGGCATCGAGGGCCTGAAACGCCAGTGGGGCGTGCACGCTGCCGGCGTCATCATGTCCTCGGACCCGATCATCGACGTCATTCCGATCATGCGCCGCTTCCAGGACGGTCAGGTCATCACTCAGTTCGACTACCCCACATCCGAGGGTCTCGGACTGATCAAGATGGACTTCCTCGGACTGCGAAACCTCACGATCATCTCCGACGCGGTGGAGAACATCAAGTCCAATCGTGACTACGACCTCGACCTCGAACACCTCGACCTCGACGACCACGGTGCCTATGAGCTGCTCTCCCGCGGTGACACTTTGGGTGTGTTCCAGCTCGACGGCGGCGGACTGCGGGCACTGCTGCGGCTGATGAAACCGGACAACTTCGAAGACATCTCCGCAACGATTGCGCTCTACCGTCCGGGCCCCATGGGCGCCGACTCCCACACGAACTTCGCCCTGCGCAAGAACGGTCAGCAGGAAGTCACCCCGATCCACGCGGAGCTCGAAGAGCCGCTCAAGGACATTCTCGACACGACATACGGCCTCATCATCTACCAGGAGCAGGTGATGGCGATCGCGCAGAAGGTCGCCGGCTACTCCCTGGGACAAGCAGACATCCTCCGTCGTGCCATGGGCAAGAAGAAGAAGTCGGAGCTGGACAAGCAGCAGGTCGGCTTCTTCGGCGGAATGAAGGAGCGCGGCTTCTCCGAGGAAGCCTCTCAGGCACTGTGGGACATCCTGCTTCCGTTCTCGGACTACGCCTTCAACAAGGCCCACTCGGCGGCCTACGGCCTTGTGTCCTATTGGACCGCCTTCCTCAAGGCCCACTACACGGCGGAATACATGGCGGCCCTGCTCACCTCGGTGGGCGACAACAAGGACAAGCTCGCCATCTACCTCAACGAGTGCCGACGGCTGAACATCACGGTGCTGCCGCCGGACGTCAACGACTCCGCACTGCACTTCACCCCGGTCGGCGGCGACATCCGCTTCGGGATGGGGGCGGTGCGCAACGTCGGCGCCAATGTCGTCGACGGAATCGTCGAGGCCCGCGAGGAGAAGGGCAGCTACACCTCCTTCACGGATTTCCTCGACAAGGTTCCCAGCCATGTCTGCAACAAGCGCACGATCGAATCACTCATCAAGGCCGGCGGCTTCGATTCCCTCGGCCAGACCCGCAGATCGCTCGTCGAGGTCCATGAGGAAGCCGTGGACTCGGTGATCGGGGTCAAACGTCAGGAGGCCAACGGCCAGTTCGATCTGTTCGCCGGGATCGGCGGAGACGACGATGGGCCGAGCTTCTCGGTGACGATTCCGGACCGGCCCGAATGGGAGAAGAAGGAGAAGCTCGGATTCGAGCGAGACATGATCGGTCTCTACGTCTCCGATCACCCCCTCAACGGTCTCGAAGGCGTCCTCGCGGCCGAGTCGGAGGCCTCCATCGCCGAGGTGGTGGATCCGGAATCCCACCGCCACGACGGTTCGCAAGTCAAGATCTGCGGCATGATCACTCAGGTCACCCGCAAGGTGTCGAAGAACTCGGGCAAACCCTATGCGATCGTGACCGTGGAGGACCTCGAGGCCGAGGTGGAGGTCATGTTCTTCGGCGACACCTATGAACCCGTGGCGAGTCTCCTGGCGACCGACCTCGTCATCGCACTGACAGGGCGCATCCGCCTCTCGGACGAGAGACCGACGTCGATGATGGCGATGTCGATGACGATTCCCGATGTCACCGACCCGAAGGACCGGCCGCTCAATCTGATGCTGCCGATGGAGAAGGCGACCGAGGACATGGCGTCGAAGCTGCGCCGAGTCCTCGAATCGCACAAGGGTCAGACCGATGTGCACCTGGTGCTCGCGCAACCGGGCAGGCAGACCGTGATGCGCCTTGACCGCGCCGTCCGCGTCGACCCGAATCCGAGCCTGTTCGGCGACCTGAAAGCGCTGCTGGGATCTCGCTGCCTGAGCGCCTGA
- the hisD gene encoding histidinol dehydrogenase, which produces MVRVNILDFRGESLSKRFLKQRLPRAAEAHADVERRVADLLAEVQTGGTRAVKDFTKRFDSVELESVRVPASELKRAEDELDPEVRAALIESIARARKVADDQRPADVRTELSSGAHVTTRHLPIERVGLYVPGGLAVYPSTVVMNVVPAQTAGSSSLAIASPPQGNGLPHPTVLATAHILGIDEVWAMGGAQAIGALAFGLDDEEQVAPVDLITGPGNAYVAAAKSLVRSQVGIDAVAGPTEIIILADETADPAFVAADLISQAEHDELAASVLVTDSTGLVDRVRSELAAQVPSAHHRERIDTALSGRQSAIVLVDDLDAGIQVVNGYAGEHVEVHTAEAHAVAGRITNGGAVFVGDWAPVSLGDYCAGSNHVLPTMGTAAHGSGLGVHSFIKVSQVIDYDRSALAEVAEHVEALAASEQLPAHGRAVSIRFEE; this is translated from the coding sequence ATGGTGCGGGTGAACATTCTGGACTTCCGCGGCGAGAGCCTGAGCAAGAGATTCCTCAAGCAGAGGCTGCCCCGTGCTGCCGAGGCGCATGCTGATGTCGAACGCCGAGTGGCCGATCTTCTGGCCGAGGTGCAGACCGGGGGAACGCGCGCCGTGAAGGACTTCACGAAGCGATTCGACTCGGTCGAACTCGAGTCCGTGCGTGTGCCCGCCTCCGAACTGAAGCGCGCCGAAGACGAACTGGACCCTGAGGTCAGAGCAGCCCTGATCGAGTCGATCGCGCGGGCCAGAAAGGTCGCCGACGATCAGAGGCCCGCTGACGTCCGCACAGAACTCTCTTCCGGCGCGCACGTGACCACACGGCACCTGCCGATCGAACGGGTCGGCCTCTACGTGCCCGGAGGGCTCGCCGTCTACCCGTCGACGGTCGTGATGAACGTCGTGCCGGCGCAGACGGCCGGCTCGTCCTCGCTGGCCATCGCCAGCCCCCCTCAGGGCAATGGGCTGCCCCACCCCACCGTGCTCGCCACGGCCCACATCCTCGGCATCGACGAAGTGTGGGCGATGGGCGGGGCTCAAGCCATCGGCGCTCTCGCCTTCGGGCTCGACGATGAGGAGCAGGTGGCGCCGGTCGATCTCATCACCGGGCCCGGCAATGCCTATGTCGCCGCCGCGAAGTCGCTCGTGCGCTCCCAGGTCGGCATCGACGCGGTCGCCGGACCCACTGAGATCATCATCCTTGCCGATGAGACGGCGGACCCGGCGTTCGTCGCCGCCGATCTCATCAGTCAGGCCGAACATGATGAACTCGCCGCCTCCGTCCTCGTCACCGACTCCACCGGGCTCGTCGACCGAGTGCGATCCGAGCTCGCCGCCCAGGTGCCGAGCGCACACCACCGGGAGCGGATCGACACAGCCCTGTCCGGTCGGCAATCGGCGATCGTGCTCGTGGACGACCTCGATGCGGGCATCCAGGTCGTCAACGGCTATGCGGGAGAGCACGTCGAGGTCCACACGGCCGAGGCCCACGCGGTGGCGGGCCGGATCACCAATGGGGGAGCAGTGTTCGTGGGGGATTGGGCACCGGTGTCGCTGGGCGACTACTGCGCCGGGTCGAATCACGTCCTGCCCACCATGGGCACCGCCGCCCACGGCTCCGGTCTTGGAGTGCATTCATTCATCAAGGTCAGTCAGGTCATCGACTACGACAGGTCGGCCCTCGCCGAGGTTGCGGAGCACGTCGAGGCGCTGGCGGCCAGCGAGCAGCTTCCCGCCCACGGTCGGGCGGTCAGCATCCGGTTCGAGGAGTAG
- the nrdR gene encoding transcriptional regulator NrdR, with amino-acid sequence MRCPFCRESDSRVVDSRTSEDGAAIRRRRQCRHCGRRFTTMEATSLSVIKRSGVTEEFSRQKIMSGVRKACQGRPVNEDDLAKLAQKVEEDIRSKGIAEIDADEVGLSILEPLRELDQVAYLRFASVYQGFDSLEDFEAAIDSLRADAALKSGDARQATPEDFHG; translated from the coding sequence ATGCGTTGTCCGTTCTGTCGTGAGTCAGATTCCCGCGTGGTCGATTCGCGGACCAGTGAGGATGGCGCCGCCATCCGCCGCAGGCGTCAGTGCCGTCATTGCGGACGCCGTTTCACGACGATGGAGGCGACCAGCCTCTCGGTGATCAAACGCTCAGGTGTGACCGAGGAATTCTCGCGTCAGAAGATCATGTCGGGTGTCCGGAAGGCCTGTCAGGGACGCCCCGTCAACGAGGACGACCTGGCGAAGCTCGCGCAGAAGGTCGAAGAGGACATCCGCTCCAAGGGAATCGCAGAGATCGATGCCGACGAGGTGGGGCTGAGCATCCTCGAACCCCTGCGTGAACTCGACCAGGTCGCCTATCTGCGCTTCGCCAGCGTCTACCAGGGTTTCGATTCCCTCGAGGACTTCGAAGCCGCGATCGACTCGCTGCGTGCCGATGCCGCGCTGAAGTCGGGAGACGCCAGGCAGGCGACGCCGGAAGATTTCCACGGCTGA